In Chryseobacterium sp., the genomic window TTCAAAAATGGATCTTTTGCCATCTCTTGATATTGGAGTTGAAGCTTCCGGAAACCGCTATGGAAAATATACCATGGAGGGTGTTGGAAATTATGATACCAATCTTTCCCCTAATATTACCGAAGAGCAGAAAATTAACCGGAATTTTACTCCGAACTACTGGTTGGGAGGGAGAAGCAGCTGGGAAATTGACGCCTGGGGAAAGCTTAAAAACAAAAAAATTGCTGCCCAAAAGAAATACCTGGCATCCACAGAAGGTCTCCGTCTTTTACAGGTAGAGCTTTTCACGGATATAGCCAATCTGTATTATCAGCTGGTGGCCCTGGATAACCGCCTGGCTATTTATCAGAAGAATTATAAGCTTCAGCAAAGGGCTTTTGAAATTGTTTTGGCACAACGTGAAGTTGGTAAAGCTACAGAGCTTGCTGTACAGCAGTTTAAAGCCCAGAACAACAACTGGCTTGCAGAGATAGAACATATCAGGGTGGAGATTGTCACCGTTGAACAGGCCATTACTACCCTGACAGGAAGTTATGGAGGAAGTGTAAAGCGGGGGAAAACTCTGATGCCTACCAATATGGAAATTTTGAATAAAACCATTAATGTAGAAGGAGTCATTCATTCCAGACCGGATGTTGCTGCCAATTATTATGTATTGGAAGCTTCTCAGGCTGATGCTAAAGCGGCGAGAGCTGCTTTTTATCCTAAAATCGATCTCGGAGCAGGCTTTGGTCTGAACTCCTTTTCCGTAGAGACTTTGTTCAAACCCAGTTCATTAGCCGGACAGCTGTTAGGAGGATTGATGGTTCCTGTTTTTAATAAGGGACAGTTAAAATATGAATTTAAAGTGGCGAGCAAGGAGCAGGAAATTGCTTTTCTAAACTACCAGAAGAGTATTACCACTGCCTTTAATGAGCTTCAATCCATTTTAAAGCAGACCAAGATCTATGAACGGGTTTTAAAGTTGAAATCGGAAGAAGTGGCTTTTCTTGACCGTGGGGTAGAGGTTTCTAATGATCTTTATCTTACAGGTTATGCCAATTATTTTGAATTAATCAATTCCCAGAAAAGCAAATTGACTGCTGAACTTGATCTTTTACAGTTTCAGCATCAGAACACCAGAAATAACGTCCTGCTGTTTAAAGCACTGGGAGGAAAACTGGAGTAATGGTGAGGAGATAAAACAAGAACAATTTACCAGTTGCTGAAACTGGCCCATTTTATTTTTTACGATGTATAAAGAAAGCCACCCGGAAAGGTGGCTTTTATTTTGATAAGAATCTTTGAATTATTTGATGATCTGGATATTAACCGCAGAAAAACCTTTGGGAGACTTTTCTTTTTCGAAAGATACTTTGTTTCCTTTTTTTACAAGTTCCGTACAGTTGTTGTTGTGGAAGAAAATATTTTCTTTGCTATTATCTTCAGTAATGAAACCGTATCCTTTTTCACTGTGGAAAGTAATGATTCCTGTTTTTCTGATGTCTTCTTCAATAATAGGAGCAGCTCCTAGCTGAATTTCATCAAGGTTTACTTCCTGTCTTTGCTCAGGAGGGGTAGATGTTAATCTTCCGAATTCATCCACATACATGAATACATCCTCCATGTCCTTCCCTTTGTTGTTGTTCGTTTTACGTTCTTCGCGTCTCAACGCTTTTTCTTTTTGCTTTTGAATTTTTTTCTTGAAATTTTCCTTTTTAGAAAAAGAATCTGCCATAAATTATTTTTAGTATTTAGTTGCTATATTGTGTATTGGTCAGTCTGTTCAGCTTTATATCTGATAAAGCCTACCTATGCTTCCTGTCTTGGATTCTCCCAATCATACAAAGCTTTAAAATTCCGACAAGTAGTGTTCTTAGTAGAAGAATTAAAGTTAAAAGTAGGGTTGTTACAAAGCAAAGACTGAATGTTAAAATATTCGGTCAGGGCAGAAAACAAAGTAGTGACTTGATTAATAATACTGCAAAGATACAACAATAAAATGAATAATACAGTTTTAATTAATTGATTATCAGAAATAGATTATACTGTATGGATAAGAAGGATTATAATTTTAGTTCCTTTTGGGAATTAATAATAAAAAATCCCCAATAAATTGGGGATTGTGAAAAATATATTATAAAAATGAAGTGGTGTATATAATATGGGGTGTTAAGTATCAAATGCTATGCCTAAAACTCACTGTTTAAAGAAATTTGAACGGATACATTTTTACGGGAATAAAATGATTTGCTGTATCTGTCTGGTAAATAATGGGATATTTGTCCAAATATTTTTTTCAAAAACTCAAATATTTTCAACTTTATTTAAATTCCGGGCCATAGATATTGGAGCTAAAACCGATATTGGGGATATAATTTCCGAAAAGTTCACCATGTTGAGACGGTTTTAATGGTTCATCTTTGCTTCATTAACCTACTAAAAATAAAAATTATGTCAGCACAAGATGTAAAGGGAAAAGTTGTTTTAATTGCCGGCGGAGGTAAAAACCTTGGAGGCTTATTAAGCCGGGATTTTGCAGCGAAAGGAGCAAAATTGGCCATTCATTACAACAGTGAAAGCTCAAAAGCAGAAAGTGAAAAAACATTGGCGGAAGTACAGGCCTTAGGAGCGGAAGCATTTTTGTTCCAGGGAGATTTGACTAAAATAGATCATATCACGCAGTTTTTTGATGAAACCATTTCCCGATTCGGAGGAATTGATATTGCGATCAATACGGTAGGAATGGTACTGAAAAAACCATTTTCAGAAACAACAGAAGAGGAATACGATACAATGTTTAACGTTAATTCAAAATCGGCATATTTCTTTTTGCAGGAAGCCGGAAAGAAACTGAATAATAATGGGAAAATCTGTACCATTGTTACTTCTCTGCTTGCCGCTTATACCGGATTGTATTCTACCTACGCAGGAGCAAAAGCACCTGTAGAACATTTTACCAGAGCAGCTTCCAAAGAATTTGGAGGAAGAGGAATTTCTGTCACTGCTGTGGCTCCCGGCCCAATGGATACTCCCTTCTTTTATGGGCAGGAAACTGAGGATGCAGTGGCCTACCACAAGTCAGCCTCTGCATTGGGAGGGCTTACAGATATCAAAGATATAGCTCCCCTGGTTGAATTCCTGGTTACGGACGGATGGTGGATTACCGGGCAGACAATATTTGCCAACGGAGGATATACCACCCGATAAATGAAGATCATCATTTGAATAGAAACCCCCGCTGAATATTTTTTCAGCGGGGGTTGATGATATCATTAAAGAATAATAAAATCTATGACGTTTTCACTTTTCCTTTTTCCAATATGCTTTTGGCAATGAAAAACAACCCAAGCAATACAAAAGGAATACTTAAGATCTGTCCCATATTAAAGCTCATCCCATGCTCGAAGCCCACCTGATCTTCCTTGATAAATTCAATAAGAATTCTCATCATGAAAATTAACAGGATACTGATTCCAAAATAAAATCCTTTTCCTATTTTGAATATATTTTGCTTGTAGATAAAATAAACAAGAAGGAAAATGATGAAATAGGAGATGGCTTCATAAAGCTGCGCAGGATGTCTTGGAACATCGTCTACCTGCCGGAAGATAAAGGCCCATGGAAGGCTGGTGGGTGTTCCTATGATTTCAGAATTCATAAGATTGCCCCATCTGATAAAAGTTCCGCCTAAAGGAAGCACAATGGCGATAGCATCCAGAACAGTCATAAACGGTATGGAAAACTTTCGGGCATACAACAGAAGCATGATCACGAGACCAATACCGCCGCCATGGCTCGCAAGTCCTGCATAGCCTGAAAAGTGATAAGATCCATCTACTCCTTTCTGGATAGGTAGGAATATTTCAACAGGATGCTGGGAATAATAATCAAAGTCATAAAAAATACAGTGTCCCAGCCGGGCTCCCAACAAAATTCCTATAAAAGCATATGAAAATAAAGCCTCATGCGCCTGTGCACTTAAATTTTCTTTTTTATAAATGCTTTTTAAAATATTGAGGCATAAAATAAGTCCTGTAAGAAATAACAGGCCGTAATATTTCACAGGGAATCCGGAAATATTGAAGATCTCAGGATTGACATTCCAGTCGATGTATAATTGATTCATAGGGAGCAAAGATAAGGGAAATGTTATTATGGACAGAATAAGGGGAATCAGAAATGCAGGCAGGGGGTTTATGCCGTCTGATTCTTCTTTTTATTTCCGGCAGATTCATAAAGAATGGAGGGATAGCATCTCAAAAAAAATTACTGAAAGATCACCATGATACTCAATAATCGATCTTAGCTACCCATAAATAAGATGATCCTTGCTATCTTTGTGATAAACTGATCATTATGAATGCACTTTTTAAGGCTTTTGCAGGAACTCTTTTAGTACTGGGTAATTCTTTCTATTCGCAGAAGACAGCGGTATCCGTATCTGATCAATGTTATATTTACCTTACTTTTGATGACGGTCCGCTCAACGGAAGTGAGAATATCAATGATATAATTTTGGAAGAAAAAATCAAGATCAGCGTTTTCATGGTGGGAGAGCATGTCATGAAAGACAAACAGATGGATACCTACGCGAAGTATTATGACCAGAATCCCTACATTGATGAATATAATCACAGTTTTTCTCATGCCAATGACCACTATGAAGCATTTTATAATAATGTTGAAAAATCGGTCAAGGATGTTGAATATAATCAGACTTTGCTGAAATTGCCCTATAAGATTGTGCGGCTTCCTGGACGTAATATCTGGCGTTTGGGAGACCGGTCAAAAAATGACGTGGCCAATGGCATACAGACTGCAGATCAGCTGGCAGCTCTCGGCTATAAAATTGTAGGGTGGGATATTGAATGGCAGCACCGTCCTGCTGACGGAACCCCGATACAAACAGTCAGCGAGATGTATGCAAGTGTTCAGAAACTTTGTACCTCAGACAAAACCTTTACAAAAAATAATGTGGTGATGCTGATCCATGATGAAATGTTTCAAAAAAGCTGGGAGGAATCCGAACTGAAACAGCTGATTGATCTGCTAAGAGCAAACCCCAATTATATTTTTGAGCAGATGAGGTTTTATCCGCAATAAAATCTGTATAATTTAAAATGATTCTCAAATAAACATTTTATACCTTTCATTACAATATCAACACAGAAATATTTACTATGCATCATCAGTTGGAAAAACATTATGTAAACAGGGTAGGCTGGCTCCGGGCAGCTGTTTTAGGAGCTAATGACGGATTATTATCCACCACAAGTATTGTCATCGGGGTAGCGGCTGCAGAACCCGAACGGCATATTATTATCCTCGCTGCATTGGCTGGGATGATTGCAGGAGCAATGTCTATGGCTGCCGGTGAATATGTGTCTGTAAGTTCACAGGAAGATACAGAAAAGGCGGACTTAATGCGTGAAAAGCGTGAGCTGGAAGAAATGCCGGAAGTAGAACTCAGAGAACTGGCTAAAGTCTACGAAAAAAGAGGGTGTACCAAAGAAACCGCTATGCAGGTGGCTATTGAACTTACGGAATATGATGCCCTGGGTGCCCATGCCCGTGACGAGTTGGGGATCAATGAAATCACACAGGCAAAACCATTACATGCTGCTGTAGCATCATTTGGTTCATTCGCGGTAGGTGCATTACTGCCCTTTATTGTTTCTTTATTGGCTCCTATTAAACAGATGATTTACTTTCAGTATGGATTTTCTATCATATTCCTGATGCTTTTAGGGGCTGTTTCGGCGAAAATAGGAGGCTCC contains:
- a CDS encoding TolC family protein produces the protein MKRLNHRNILYGITALSLVSCAAPKVAELKKAQTLPDEVLKTEKKTNADEFQQVNLRAYFTDPDLQELFNKVIQANPDFQIAQQRVEIANSFLQRSKMDLLPSLDIGVEASGNRYGKYTMEGVGNYDTNLSPNITEEQKINRNFTPNYWLGGRSSWEIDAWGKLKNKKIAAQKKYLASTEGLRLLQVELFTDIANLYYQLVALDNRLAIYQKNYKLQQRAFEIVLAQREVGKATELAVQQFKAQNNNWLAEIEHIRVEIVTVEQAITTLTGSYGGSVKRGKTLMPTNMEILNKTINVEGVIHSRPDVAANYYVLEASQADAKAARAAFYPKIDLGAGFGLNSFSVETLFKPSSLAGQLLGGLMVPVFNKGQLKYEFKVASKEQEIAFLNYQKSITTAFNELQSILKQTKIYERVLKLKSEEVAFLDRGVEVSNDLYLTGYANYFELINSQKSKLTAELDLLQFQHQNTRNNVLLFKALGGKLE
- a CDS encoding cold shock domain-containing protein, which translates into the protein MADSFSKKENFKKKIQKQKEKALRREERKTNNNKGKDMEDVFMYVDEFGRLTSTPPEQRQEVNLDEIQLGAAPIIEEDIRKTGIITFHSEKGYGFITEDNSKENIFFHNNNCTELVKKGNKVSFEKEKSPKGFSAVNIQIIK
- a CDS encoding SDR family oxidoreductase — encoded protein: MSAQDVKGKVVLIAGGGKNLGGLLSRDFAAKGAKLAIHYNSESSKAESEKTLAEVQALGAEAFLFQGDLTKIDHITQFFDETISRFGGIDIAINTVGMVLKKPFSETTEEEYDTMFNVNSKSAYFFLQEAGKKLNNNGKICTIVTSLLAAYTGLYSTYAGAKAPVEHFTRAASKEFGGRGISVTAVAPGPMDTPFFYGQETEDAVAYHKSASALGGLTDIKDIAPLVEFLVTDGWWITGQTIFANGGYTTR
- the lgt gene encoding prolipoprotein diacylglyceryl transferase, which codes for MNQLYIDWNVNPEIFNISGFPVKYYGLLFLTGLILCLNILKSIYKKENLSAQAHEALFSYAFIGILLGARLGHCIFYDFDYYSQHPVEIFLPIQKGVDGSYHFSGYAGLASHGGGIGLVIMLLLYARKFSIPFMTVLDAIAIVLPLGGTFIRWGNLMNSEIIGTPTSLPWAFIFRQVDDVPRHPAQLYEAISYFIIFLLVYFIYKQNIFKIGKGFYFGISILLIFMMRILIEFIKEDQVGFEHGMSFNMGQILSIPFVLLGLFFIAKSILEKGKVKTS
- a CDS encoding polysaccharide deacetylase family protein, which encodes MNALFKAFAGTLLVLGNSFYSQKTAVSVSDQCYIYLTFDDGPLNGSENINDIILEEKIKISVFMVGEHVMKDKQMDTYAKYYDQNPYIDEYNHSFSHANDHYEAFYNNVEKSVKDVEYNQTLLKLPYKIVRLPGRNIWRLGDRSKNDVANGIQTADQLAALGYKIVGWDIEWQHRPADGTPIQTVSEMYASVQKLCTSDKTFTKNNVVMLIHDEMFQKSWEESELKQLIDLLRANPNYIFEQMRFYPQ
- a CDS encoding VIT family protein: MHHQLEKHYVNRVGWLRAAVLGANDGLLSTTSIVIGVAAAEPERHIIILAALAGMIAGAMSMAAGEYVSVSSQEDTEKADLMREKRELEEMPEVELRELAKVYEKRGCTKETAMQVAIELTEYDALGAHARDELGINEITQAKPLHAAVASFGSFAVGALLPFIVSLLAPIKQMIYFQYGFSIIFLMLLGAVSAKIGGSSIKIAVLRICFWGTVAMGITALVGRFFGVNVA